The proteins below come from a single Leptotrichia sp. oral taxon 223 genomic window:
- a CDS encoding ABC transporter permease produces the protein MIEFFIAFRHVVERKFQSIFSVLGVAIAVTVFIVSLTVSNGLEKNMINSLLTMSPHILIKNKHKTFFENYNQIADNVKKIKGVKAVIPQMNSQSILKFEGFAKGVLADGISPENVKHGLNLKIVEGNDNIAALDSILVGEQLAYEMRLKVGQEISLVSAENKEVKLIVKGIFKTGFLDYDSNLVIVPLRTMQILPEQGEVATEIGIKVDSPQKVETVLNQVRSAVDQKEYGIISWKTINQNLLKAVQFEKFVLIAILSLLLIIASFAVSVILNMIVREKIKDIGILKSIGYTNKNIRRIFTIEGLIIGVFGMIMASMLSPLVLIGLKILFKEYMKGGTYYLEELPLYISQIELFVIYVVTFIVVFVSTIFPAARAARLKPVEALKYE, from the coding sequence ATGATTGAATTTTTTATTGCGTTCAGACATGTCGTTGAAAGAAAATTTCAAAGCATATTTTCTGTGCTTGGAGTAGCTATTGCGGTAACAGTTTTTATTGTTTCACTTACTGTTTCCAATGGACTGGAAAAAAATATGATTAATTCACTGCTTACTATGAGTCCGCATATTTTGATAAAAAATAAGCATAAGACATTTTTTGAAAATTATAATCAAATTGCAGATAATGTAAAAAAAATAAAAGGTGTAAAAGCTGTTATTCCACAGATGAACAGCCAGTCTATATTAAAATTTGAAGGCTTTGCAAAAGGAGTTCTTGCTGATGGCATTAGTCCTGAGAATGTAAAGCATGGTTTGAATTTAAAAATTGTAGAAGGGAATGACAATATTGCCGCACTTGATTCAATCCTTGTTGGGGAACAGCTGGCTTATGAAATGCGGTTAAAAGTGGGGCAGGAAATAAGTCTTGTATCAGCTGAAAATAAGGAAGTAAAACTTATTGTAAAGGGAATTTTTAAAACAGGATTTTTAGATTATGATTCAAATCTTGTAATTGTTCCATTGCGAACTATGCAAATTTTACCTGAGCAGGGTGAAGTTGCAACAGAAATTGGAATCAAAGTTGACAGCCCGCAAAAAGTGGAAACAGTGCTGAATCAAGTAAGAAGTGCAGTTGATCAGAAGGAATACGGAATTATAAGCTGGAAAACAATTAACCAGAATCTGTTAAAGGCGGTACAGTTTGAAAAATTTGTATTAATTGCTATTTTAAGTCTGCTTCTAATTATTGCAAGTTTTGCCGTGTCAGTAATTTTAAATATGATTGTGCGGGAAAAAATAAAGGATATTGGAATTTTAAAGTCCATTGGCTATACAAATAAAAATATTCGTAGAATTTTTACAATAGAAGGATTAATAATCGGTGTTTTTGGAATGATTATGGCAAGTATGCTGTCTCCACTTGTACTGATTGGACTAAAAATTCTGTTTAAGGAATATATGAAAGGCGGAACTTATTATTTGGAAGAGTTGCCATTATATATTTCACAAATAGAACTTTTTGTTATTTATGTGGTAACATTTATAGTGGTATTTGTGTCAACAATTTTTCCAGCAGCCAGAGCAGCTAGATTAAAACCTGTGGAGGCATTGAAATATGAATAA
- a CDS encoding serine protease: MKKIILIVNIFLCSFIFADDGSVKKALVKVYAAHQMYNYASPWQNGQDYNSTATGFIIDGNRIITNAHAVLNEKFLQVRKEGDSRKYKANVKFVSEEYDLAMIDVEDKSFFNGTTSLKLGRLPQIQDNLTVYGYPLGGDKLSTTRGIVSRMEHNTYTLTNQKFLIGQTDAAINSGNSGGPVLSNNKVVGVAFAGLTQADNIGYFIPVNILENFLDDIKDGNYDGPPKLGIQWAKLESTSQRQMLGLKNDSKGIIIKKVFTNSPFYGILQRNDVLLKLDGQNIESDGTIEFRKNEKTDFNFINQEKKYGQSLSYEIIRDKKVQKGQVTLKKTDIKYSVVKSTKLQDAPSYYVYGGLIFEPLTTNYITALSQARPTNTLAAIYDREELFKDYDGLVILVRVLPFDVNLGYSDLENKIITKVNGQKYKDFNDFVQKVRSTNSEFIVFEDEDSNEIVLDVAKVKAQKSELMENYNISREMSSDIK, translated from the coding sequence ATGAAAAAAATAATTTTAATAGTTAATATATTTTTGTGCAGTTTTATTTTTGCAGATGACGGCTCAGTAAAAAAAGCGCTTGTAAAAGTTTATGCGGCTCACCAGATGTATAATTACGCATCACCTTGGCAAAATGGGCAGGACTACAATTCCACAGCGACAGGATTTATAATTGACGGAAACAGAATTATTACAAATGCTCACGCTGTATTGAATGAGAAATTTTTGCAAGTGAGAAAAGAAGGGGATTCACGAAAGTACAAGGCAAATGTGAAATTTGTATCGGAAGAATATGATCTGGCTATGATTGATGTGGAGGATAAATCCTTTTTTAACGGGACAACTTCGCTAAAATTAGGAAGATTGCCACAAATTCAGGATAATTTGACAGTGTATGGATATCCGCTTGGAGGGGATAAGTTAAGCACGACTAGAGGTATTGTATCGAGAATGGAGCATAATACGTATACATTGACAAATCAGAAATTTTTAATTGGGCAAACTGATGCTGCAATTAACAGCGGAAACAGCGGAGGACCGGTTTTAAGCAATAACAAAGTTGTAGGTGTGGCATTTGCTGGACTTACACAAGCTGATAACATCGGATATTTTATTCCTGTCAATATACTTGAAAACTTTCTTGATGACATAAAAGATGGAAATTATGACGGGCCGCCAAAATTAGGAATACAATGGGCAAAACTGGAAAGTACATCGCAACGTCAAATGTTAGGGTTAAAAAACGATTCAAAAGGTATTATTATAAAGAAAGTTTTCACAAATTCACCATTTTATGGAATTTTACAAAGAAATGATGTATTATTAAAATTAGATGGGCAAAATATCGAGTCGGATGGAACAATTGAGTTTCGTAAAAATGAAAAAACAGACTTTAATTTTATAAATCAGGAAAAGAAATATGGACAAAGTTTGAGTTATGAAATTATAAGGGATAAAAAAGTTCAGAAAGGGCAAGTTACGTTAAAGAAAACAGATATAAAATATAGCGTTGTAAAAAGTACAAAATTACAGGATGCCCCGTCATATTATGTGTATGGAGGGCTGATATTCGAGCCTCTTACAACAAATTATATTACGGCGCTTTCACAAGCCCGTCCAACAAATACACTAGCTGCAATTTATGACAGGGAGGAACTGTTTAAGGATTATGATGGACTGGTAATTTTGGTAAGAGTTCTTCCATTTGACGTGAATCTTGGATATTCTGATCTTGAAAACAAGATAATTACAAAGGTTAATGGGCAAAAATATAAGGATTTTAATGATTTTGTGCAGAAAGTTAGAAGCACAAACAGTGAATTTATTGTTTTCGAGGATGAAGACAGCAATGAAATAGTGCTGGATGTGGCAAAAGTTAAGGCTCAGAAATCAGAATTGATGGAAAATTATAATATTTCACGTGAAATGTCAAGTGATATAAAATAA
- a CDS encoding PTS sugar transporter subunit IIA translates to MEAKNIADYIKVDTINLNLESKNKNAVIRELYNNLKKTNLIKDEEQGLNDIFAREEMGSTGIGKRIALPHAKTKAVDELMITFGISRNGIVYNSIDDENVNIFFMFLCPEDKTQEYLKVLARISRLIREDKFVDSLLKAAANEEILEIIRSEEIRR, encoded by the coding sequence ATGGAAGCTAAAAATATTGCAGACTATATCAAGGTTGATACTATAAATTTAAACTTGGAATCAAAAAATAAAAACGCAGTAATCAGGGAATTGTATAATAATTTAAAAAAAACAAACTTGATAAAAGATGAAGAACAAGGATTAAATGATATTTTTGCAAGGGAAGAAATGGGTTCAACTGGAATCGGGAAAAGAATAGCTTTGCCACATGCAAAAACAAAAGCTGTGGACGAGTTAATGATAACATTTGGAATTTCGAGAAATGGGATTGTGTACAATTCAATAGACGATGAAAATGTGAATATATTTTTTATGTTCCTATGTCCAGAAGACAAAACGCAGGAATACTTAAAAGTTTTGGCAAGAATTTCAAGATTAATAAGAGAGGATAAATTTGTTGACAGTTTATTAAAAGCAGCTGCAAATGAAGAAATTCTAGAAATTATTAGAAGCGAAGAAATAAGAAGATAA
- a CDS encoding ABC transporter ATP-binding protein yields MNKIIELKNVNKIYKTKVENIHVLKNVNLAFNKGDFISIQGKSGSGKTSLLNILGLLDEPTDGEIYIGGEKIHYKNEKAKTAIRNQKIGFVFQFHYLLNEFTALENVMMPALVNKNMNKSEAQRKAKELLALVGLAKRLKHKPMELSGGEKQRVAIARAMINDPDIILADEPTGNLDTETSNLINELFMKINQERNQSIIIVTHSLELANLASYKYKIENGEFNMILPTIQF; encoded by the coding sequence ATGAATAAAATAATAGAATTGAAAAACGTTAATAAAATCTATAAAACAAAAGTTGAAAATATTCATGTACTGAAAAATGTAAATTTAGCATTCAACAAGGGAGATTTTATTTCGATTCAAGGTAAATCAGGAAGCGGAAAAACATCACTTTTAAATATACTAGGACTTTTGGATGAGCCGACTGATGGAGAGATTTATATTGGCGGGGAAAAAATTCATTATAAAAATGAAAAAGCCAAAACTGCAATAAGAAATCAAAAAATAGGATTCGTTTTCCAGTTTCATTATCTGTTAAATGAATTTACGGCGCTTGAAAACGTTATGATGCCTGCACTTGTGAATAAAAATATGAATAAAAGTGAGGCACAGAGAAAAGCAAAGGAATTATTGGCACTGGTAGGATTGGCAAAGCGTTTGAAACATAAGCCTATGGAGCTTTCAGGAGGGGAAAAGCAGCGTGTGGCAATAGCAAGGGCAATGATTAACGATCCTGACATAATACTGGCTGATGAGCCGACTGGAAATCTGGATACAGAAACAAGCAACCTTATAAACGAACTGTTTATGAAAATAAATCAGGAAAGAAATCAGTCAATAATAATAGTTACTCACAGTCTGGAGCTGGCAAATCTGGCTTCTTACAAATATAAAATTGAGAATGGCGAATTTAACATGATTTTACCGACAATACAATTTTAG
- a CDS encoding hydroxymethylglutaryl-CoA synthase family protein gives MKIKEKIKIGIDKIGFAMPKYFLDIRDLAIGRNENENKFVKGLMQSEMSIAPVTEDIVSLGASAAEQILDEEDKKNIEMVIAGTESGIDQSKASAVFIHHLLDIQPFARSVEIKEACYGATAALSFAKNYIEKNENASVLIIASDIAKYGINTPGESTQGAGSIAMLIKKDPKIAVINDENLCQTRNIMDFWRPNYSDFPMVDGHFSTRQYLDCLTTTFDEYKKDTVKIYPILTPSASIFHSQNLD, from the coding sequence ATGAAAATAAAAGAAAAAATTAAAATTGGAATAGATAAAATTGGATTCGCAATGCCAAAATATTTTTTAGATATACGGGATTTGGCGATCGGAAGAAATGAGAATGAAAATAAATTTGTGAAAGGGCTTATGCAAAGTGAAATGAGTATTGCACCTGTTACAGAGGATATTGTATCACTTGGAGCCAGTGCCGCTGAACAGATTTTAGATGAAGAAGACAAAAAAAATATTGAAATGGTAATCGCCGGGACAGAATCAGGAATTGATCAAAGCAAGGCGTCTGCTGTTTTTATTCATCATTTATTGGATATTCAGCCTTTTGCACGTTCTGTTGAAATAAAGGAAGCCTGCTACGGCGCTACTGCTGCCCTTAGCTTTGCAAAAAACTATATTGAAAAAAACGAAAACGCCTCCGTTCTCATAATTGCTTCAGACATTGCAAAATATGGGATTAACACTCCTGGAGAATCTACACAAGGGGCAGGAAGCATTGCAATGCTAATAAAAAAAGATCCGAAAATCGCTGTAATAAACGATGAAAACCTATGTCAAACACGTAATATTATGGACTTCTGGCGTCCAAACTACTCAGATTTCCCAATGGTAGATGGGCATTTTTCAACAAGACAGTACCTTGACTGCCTTACAACGACATTCGATGAATATAAAAAAGATACAGTCAAAATTTATCCGATTTTAACGCCTTCTGCTTCCATCTTCCATTCCCAAAACTTGGATTAA
- a CDS encoding hydroxymethylglutaryl-CoA synthase, translating to MEKEVKNIFLEKFHTSIVYGKRVGNIYTGSLYLSLLSLLENCDNLKAGDKIGMYSYGSGAVCEFFNLSLADGFKNHLRNDRLNDFDNRKQLSIEEYEAMFFEKIILDEEGNCDFSNSKFIQESDNAFVLEKVENHKRIYKKIK from the coding sequence GTGGAAAAGGAAGTTAAAAATATTTTTCTGGAAAAATTTCATACTTCAATAGTTTATGGAAAACGTGTCGGAAATATTTATACAGGTTCTCTTTATCTGAGTCTGTTATCACTGCTTGAAAACTGTGATAATCTGAAAGCTGGCGACAAGATTGGAATGTACAGTTATGGAAGTGGAGCTGTTTGTGAATTTTTTAATCTAAGTCTTGCAGATGGCTTCAAAAATCATTTAAGAAATGACAGGCTAAACGATTTTGACAACAGAAAGCAATTATCGATAGAAGAATACGAAGCTATGTTTTTTGAAAAAATAATTTTAGATGAAGAAGGAAATTGTGATTTTTCAAATAGTAAATTTATTCAGGAAAGTGATAATGCGTTTGTGCTGGAAAAGGTTGAAAACCATAAAAGGATTTACAAAAAAATAAAATAA
- the recO gene encoding DNA repair protein RecO — protein sequence MKIIKTNCIVLKKKEMKEADLLVTLFSKEYGKIMATAYGIRKSKKRNIVSLNPLNEVEITLLQKNNFYVVKDVEIIKNFKNILKSIEKLEISLYVLDSIDKIYYITDENGDFFDKLLKILSFIDILPYMKRGYKYYVVLSFLRRIMIEQGIYDIEEISLMMKKEKKENLQKYKEILKIVKNSSDILEIQQKLENYTGFLKGMAIIFENFINRNLQVEIKIKKFIMEEFYGS from the coding sequence ATGAAAATAATAAAGACAAATTGTATTGTTCTAAAAAAAAAGGAAATGAAAGAGGCGGATTTATTAGTAACACTCTTTAGCAAGGAATACGGAAAAATTATGGCAACAGCCTACGGAATCCGTAAATCTAAAAAAAGAAATATTGTTTCTTTAAATCCGCTAAATGAAGTTGAAATAACACTTTTACAAAAAAATAATTTTTATGTGGTAAAAGATGTTGAAATTATAAAAAACTTTAAAAATATTTTGAAAAGTATTGAAAAATTGGAAATTTCGCTGTATGTGTTAGACAGCATAGATAAAATTTATTATATTACAGACGAAAATGGAGATTTTTTTGATAAGCTGCTGAAGATATTGAGCTTTATTGATATTCTTCCATATATGAAAAGGGGATATAAATATTATGTTGTGTTATCATTTTTACGGAGAATAATGATAGAACAAGGTATTTATGATATTGAGGAAATTAGTTTGATGATGAAAAAGGAAAAGAAAGAAAATTTACAAAAATATAAAGAAATTTTGAAAATTGTAAAAAACAGTTCGGATATTCTTGAAATTCAGCAAAAATTAGAGAATTACACTGGTTTTTTAAAAGGAATGGCTATAATTTTTGAAAATTTTATAAATAGAAATTTACAAGTTGAGATAAAAATAAAGAAGTTTATTATGGAGGAATTTTATGGAAGCTAA
- a CDS encoding sugar O-acetyltransferase, with protein MNLEEQRQFILSGKVYNDLTPELVKARENTVFLTNKYNESFGKPSEEREAILKELLKSIGKNVHFEPTFRCEFGFNISIGNNFYANFDCIMLDGGGIEIGNNVLFGPRVGIYTSNHSIDAEERINGGCYAKPVKIGNNVWIGAGVHINQGVTIGNNTIIGSGSVVTKNIPDNVIAAGVPCKVIRKITEKDKTGYKP; from the coding sequence ATGAATTTAGAAGAACAACGGCAGTTTATTTTATCTGGAAAAGTTTACAATGATTTAACTCCGGAACTTGTAAAAGCTAGAGAAAATACTGTTTTTTTGACAAACAAATATAATGAAAGTTTTGGAAAGCCATCAGAGGAGCGTGAAGCAATCCTAAAGGAACTTTTGAAATCAATTGGGAAAAATGTGCATTTTGAGCCAACATTCCGATGTGAATTTGGATTTAATATTTCAATAGGAAATAACTTTTATGCAAATTTTGACTGTATAATGCTTGATGGTGGCGGAATTGAGATTGGAAACAATGTACTTTTTGGTCCAAGAGTAGGAATTTACACTTCCAACCATAGTATTGATGCCGAAGAGCGAATAAATGGAGGCTGTTACGCCAAACCTGTAAAAATCGGTAATAATGTCTGGATTGGTGCAGGAGTCCACATTAATCAAGGAGTTACAATCGGAAACAATACTATTATCGGCTCTGGAAGCGTTGTCACAAAGAATATTCCAGATAATGTAATTGCAGCAGGTGTCCCTTGCAAAGTTATCAGAAAAATAACGGAAAAAGACAAAACTGGCTACAAACCTTAA
- the nrdR gene encoding transcriptional regulator NrdR — MRCPFCGYENTKVVDSRIYFEGNSIKRRRECEKCGKRFTTHEKVVDLSLFVIKKNGGKQPYLREKVYNGIIRAFEKRHIDKEKIEEMLDKIEREILTEYSGEIKSSELGDKVLSYLIDLDEIAYVRFASVYKKFESLDSFVKEIEKIRNDKKK, encoded by the coding sequence ATGAGATGTCCATTTTGTGGTTATGAAAATACAAAAGTTGTTGACAGTCGTATTTATTTTGAAGGAAATTCAATAAAACGGCGACGTGAATGTGAAAAATGTGGAAAGAGATTTACAACTCATGAAAAAGTGGTAGATTTATCGCTTTTTGTAATAAAGAAAAATGGAGGAAAACAGCCGTATTTACGTGAAAAAGTTTATAATGGAATTATCAGGGCGTTTGAAAAGCGGCACATTGATAAGGAAAAAATTGAAGAAATGCTGGATAAGATTGAACGTGAAATTTTGACTGAATATTCTGGCGAGATAAAATCCAGTGAGCTGGGAGATAAAGTGCTTTCATATTTAATTGACCTGGATGAAATTGCCTATGTCAGATTTGCTTCAGTTTATAAAAAATTTGAGAGTTTAGACAGTTTTGTAAAGGAAATTGAAAAAATAAGAAATGATAAAAAAAAGTAA
- a CDS encoding hydroxymethylglutaryl-CoA reductase, degradative: protein MKKENQKKLNWLGFQKKDRLERIQMLKDNGFLTDEFEKILKKNENLPLETANQMAENGIGTFALPFNIAPNFVIDGKDYAVPMVTEEPSVVAGCSYAAKIIGKSGGFTTKILDRKMIGQVALYDILDFDNATSMILENKNEILRIANDAHPSIVARGGGAINIEVKNIDEFLIVYLIADVKEAMGANILNTMLEAIKIPLENITNGKSLMAILSNYATESLVKAECEVNVRLLSSSMETTIETAKKIELASKFAKLDIYRATTHNKGIFNGIDAVVIATGNDWRAIEAGGNAFAVKNGKYEGLTTWTFDESTNKLKGELTLPMPIASVGGSIGLNPSVKAAFNILGNPDARTLASIVTSVGLAQNFAAIKALVTTGIQHGHMKLQARSLALFAGAKGKEIDIAVERLLENGKSINLENVKEILGEIKNTK, encoded by the coding sequence ATGAAAAAAGAAAATCAGAAAAAATTAAACTGGCTCGGATTTCAAAAAAAGGATCGGCTTGAAAGAATCCAAATGTTAAAAGATAACGGCTTTTTAACTGATGAATTTGAGAAAATTCTGAAAAAAAATGAGAACTTGCCACTGGAAACTGCAAATCAGATGGCTGAAAACGGGATTGGAACCTTTGCCTTGCCATTTAACATTGCTCCAAACTTTGTTATTGATGGAAAGGATTATGCTGTGCCAATGGTTACCGAAGAGCCGTCTGTTGTGGCGGGGTGCAGCTATGCAGCTAAAATTATTGGAAAATCTGGCGGTTTTACAACAAAAATTTTAGACAGGAAAATGATTGGACAAGTTGCATTGTATGATATTTTGGACTTTGATAATGCGACTTCGATGATTTTGGAAAATAAAAATGAGATTCTAAGAATTGCAAATGATGCTCATCCTTCCATTGTGGCACGTGGTGGAGGGGCGATTAACATTGAAGTAAAAAATATTGATGAATTTTTGATTGTTTATCTGATTGCCGATGTGAAGGAGGCTATGGGTGCAAATATTTTAAATACAATGCTTGAAGCCATAAAAATACCGCTTGAAAATATTACAAACGGAAAAAGCCTTATGGCAATTTTATCAAATTATGCAACTGAATCCCTTGTAAAAGCCGAATGCGAAGTAAATGTAAGACTTCTTAGCAGCTCAATGGAAACCACTATTGAAACTGCCAAAAAAATTGAGCTTGCAAGTAAATTTGCAAAACTTGACATTTACCGTGCCACAACTCATAATAAAGGGATTTTTAACGGAATTGACGCTGTGGTAATCGCTACCGGAAACGACTGGCGCGCAATTGAAGCTGGCGGGAATGCCTTTGCTGTGAAAAATGGCAAATATGAAGGGCTTACAACTTGGACTTTTGATGAAAGCACAAATAAATTAAAGGGAGAACTTACCCTTCCAATGCCAATCGCAAGTGTAGGCGGCTCAATAGGGCTAAATCCAAGCGTAAAAGCTGCATTTAATATTTTAGGAAATCCTGACGCAAGAACTCTGGCAAGCATTGTTACATCAGTAGGACTCGCTCAGAATTTTGCCGCAATAAAAGCACTTGTTACAACTGGAATACAGCATGGACACATGAAATTACAGGCTCGTTCGTTGGCACTTTTTGCTGGTGCAAAAGGAAAGGAAATTGATATTGCTGTGGAAAGGCTCTTGGAAAATGGGAAAAGTATTAATTTGGAAAATGTGAAGGAAATTTTGGGAGAAATAAAAAATACAAAATAA
- the dinB gene encoding DNA polymerase IV, whose protein sequence is MEKEKIYLHYDMDAFFAAIEQRDNRELRGKPIAIGHGVVTTASYEARKYGIKSAMPTVQAKRLCPNLIVVSLRKGVYFEEGRRIQGLIKKVLKKCEFTSVDEGYIDITGFIRNKNAKLDKRDEILEIERFIKKFKKYIYDNSGLTCSVGIGFSKISAKIASDIDKPNGYFIFRNREHFLDYIYSKELGIIPGIGRKTREVLKLFNVTNVFQLYEIEKNELIRRFGESKGEYLYNAVRGLHSSEINTDRKRQSYGHEVTFHQAENDILALHAELKKQSEKLSSKLIEKNEFAKTVTIKIRYSNFVTHTRSKTLKSATNDVNGIYEAALENLEFFEKKDEVRLIGVQLSSILKSNVVQLSFDDLK, encoded by the coding sequence ATGGAAAAAGAAAAAATTTATCTGCATTATGATATGGACGCTTTTTTTGCGGCAATTGAGCAAAGGGATAACAGGGAACTTCGAGGAAAGCCTATCGCAATAGGGCATGGAGTTGTTACAACGGCAAGCTATGAAGCCAGAAAATACGGTATAAAATCTGCTATGCCAACGGTTCAGGCTAAACGGCTATGTCCTAACCTTATTGTTGTAAGCCTTAGAAAAGGTGTTTATTTTGAGGAAGGCAGAAGAATACAGGGATTAATAAAAAAAGTCTTGAAAAAATGCGAATTTACTTCTGTTGATGAAGGTTACATTGATATTACAGGATTTATTCGGAATAAAAATGCAAAACTTGATAAAAGGGATGAAATTTTAGAAATTGAAAGATTTATAAAAAAATTTAAAAAGTACATTTATGATAATTCTGGGCTTACTTGTTCAGTTGGGATAGGTTTTAGCAAGATAAGCGCTAAGATTGCAAGCGATATTGATAAGCCTAATGGTTATTTCATATTTAGGAACCGTGAACATTTCTTGGATTATATTTATAGCAAGGAGCTGGGGATAATTCCAGGAATTGGGAGAAAGACAAGGGAAGTATTAAAACTATTTAATGTAACGAATGTCTTTCAGCTTTATGAAATTGAGAAAAATGAACTGATTAGAAGATTTGGGGAAAGCAAAGGGGAGTATCTGTATAATGCTGTCCGAGGCTTACATTCTTCTGAAATAAATACAGACAGGAAAAGACAGTCTTATGGGCATGAAGTTACTTTTCACCAGGCGGAAAATGATATTTTGGCATTACATGCTGAATTAAAAAAACAGTCTGAAAAATTGAGCAGCAAACTTATTGAAAAAAATGAATTTGCCAAAACTGTTACAATAAAAATCCGATATTCCAACTTTGTAACGCATACTCGCTCAAAGACGTTAAAAAGTGCGACAAATGATGTAAATGGAATATACGAAGCAGCCCTTGAAAATCTGGAGTTTTTTGAAAAAAAAGATGAGGTTCGGCTTATCGGAGTACAGTTAAGCTCGATTTTGAAAAGTAATGTAGTTCAGTTGTCATTTGATGATTTAAAATAA
- a CDS encoding septum formation initiator family protein, which translates to MKKLIVIGNIIFACLVIHFVGQSVKVFSGKRNMQAKLEKTDKEIKELTDKKNKLLEQAKSFNDDDNTDKFARNNLNLKKKGEDTYKIVD; encoded by the coding sequence ATGAAAAAACTTATTGTTATTGGGAATATTATATTTGCCTGTCTAGTTATACATTTTGTTGGACAAAGCGTAAAAGTGTTTTCAGGGAAAAGAAACATGCAAGCTAAGCTGGAAAAAACCGATAAAGAAATAAAGGAGCTTACTGACAAAAAAAATAAATTATTAGAACAGGCTAAAAGTTTTAATGATGATGATAATACTGATAAATTTGCAAGAAATAATTTAAATTTGAAGAAAAAAGGAGAAGATACTTATAAAATTGTTGACTAG
- the mreC gene encoding rod shape-determining protein MreC: protein MSLDNFSEKKSTGRTLLIIVIIIIVLFAFKNRITSSFTFLDGITRAVNFRLVKVKSMLYTQVLKLKSRVNDISYIEDYVENNKTRDFELQKNKVQNMELAYLKQENEKLRQMLEMRQKNPAEFIAADVALVENGNSSEKMYINKGASQGIKVNLPVMFDGYLIGKISKVSDEYSEVTLLTSKTSKLSVVLNGTDQQILRGNGNGTFSVQNYNEGKVDKNTVFNIETSGVSDVLPKGIRVGTFKVTEINAFNKMKEIRFKPSFNIFDIQSVLVYKWSVNDVINTQIQNQVKAEAEQENQGNSQTN, encoded by the coding sequence ATGAGTTTGGATAATTTTTCTGAGAAAAAAAGCACAGGTAGAACACTTTTAATAATAGTAATCATAATAATAGTCTTATTTGCCTTTAAAAATAGGATTACAAGTTCATTTACATTTCTTGACGGAATAACACGGGCAGTGAATTTTAGACTAGTAAAAGTAAAAAGTATGCTGTATACACAAGTTTTAAAATTGAAATCAAGAGTTAACGACATAAGCTACATTGAAGACTATGTTGAGAACAATAAAACTAGGGATTTTGAACTGCAAAAGAATAAAGTTCAGAATATGGAGCTTGCATATTTAAAGCAGGAAAATGAAAAATTGCGTCAAATGCTGGAAATGCGGCAAAAAAATCCCGCTGAATTTATAGCCGCAGATGTGGCGCTTGTGGAAAATGGAAATTCCTCGGAAAAGATGTACATAAATAAAGGTGCTTCACAAGGCATAAAAGTAAATTTGCCAGTAATGTTTGATGGCTATCTTATCGGTAAAATTTCAAAAGTCAGTGATGAATATTCAGAAGTTACATTGCTGACAAGTAAAACTTCTAAATTAAGTGTTGTGTTAAATGGGACCGATCAGCAGATATTGCGTGGAAATGGTAACGGAACTTTTTCTGTGCAAAATTACAATGAAGGCAAAGTGGACAAGAACACAGTATTTAATATAGAAACATCAGGTGTGAGCGATGTATTGCCAAAAGGAATAAGAGTAGGTACATTTAAAGTGACAGAAATCAACGCTTTTAATAAAATGAAGGAAATTAGGTTCAAACCAAGCTTCAATATATTTGATATTCAAAGCGTACTAGTCTATAAATGGAGTGTCAATGATGTTATCAATACACAGATACAAAATCAGGTAAAAGCAGAAGCAGAACAGGAAAACCAAGGAAATTCACAAACAAATTAA